A genomic region of Exiguobacterium oxidotolerans JCM 12280 contains the following coding sequences:
- a CDS encoding 4a-hydroxytetrahydrobiopterin dehydratase: MERLNEYEVEERLEGLNDWSVVDDEIVRIYTLDSFPAALDFVQEVGSLAEHLNHHPRIMIDYKQVTLAVTTHDAGGLTGKDFELAEACDAI; encoded by the coding sequence ATGGAACGGTTGAATGAGTATGAGGTAGAAGAACGTTTAGAAGGTCTGAATGACTGGAGCGTCGTCGATGACGAAATCGTACGCATCTACACATTGGATTCTTTTCCGGCGGCACTTGATTTTGTTCAAGAGGTCGGTTCTTTAGCGGAACACTTGAATCATCACCCGCGGATCATGATTGATTATAAACAGGTGACGCTCGCCGTGACGACACATGATGCTGGCGGATTGACTGGAAAAGACTTCGAACTCGCGGAGGCCTGTGATGCCATCTAA